Genomic segment of Candidatus Neomarinimicrobiota bacterium:
AAAAGCAGATAACGCTATCCTTGTTGATCGTTTTATCAGTGATACAAAATTGGATATGAAGTTTGGCAAAGAGGTGTCACGATTTACACCATCAACAGTCAATATCATGCTGGGTGCAATTCGGCGGTTTTTCAACTGGTCCTATGAACAGGAGCTAATTGACAAACTGCCATTCAAGATTAAGCTTCTAAAAATTGATAAATCCCATCCTAAATTCATGACTGATGAGGAAGTGTCAAAACTATTGGAGCACGCTGATGAAAAACCCCATGTCCGGGATGTCTTCCTAATTCATATGAATACCGGAATGCGTCTGGGAGAACTGAAGAATTCTACACTGCTTCCTGATCGAAAACACCTGAAAATCATCAACACCAAGGGACATCAGGATCGAATTATTCCAATTGATCCTGACCTTGTGGAGGTGTATGAACAGGTAAAGGAAAGGAATTTGTCAAAGTATTATATTACGCATGAGTTTAAACGAATAGTTCGCAAGGCCGGGCTTTCAGAAGAGTTCACATTTCATTCTTTACGTCATACTTTTGCAGTGCGTCACTGGCTCCGGCATTCAGATATCTATCTGACAAAACAGATACTGGGGCATTCATCGGTGACAGTGACAGAAATGTATACACGGATTCCCATGAGCTATCTGAAAAATGTGATTAATATACGTAATAATAGGTCCTGATC
This window contains:
- a CDS encoding tyrosine-type recombinase/integrase, with amino-acid sequence MAYMRKVKNRYYGYYKGYDNKYHSVPLQTSSQSLAKQRLKNVEQLEYEIKIGITEDPSSDKLLYKVLTLEKTVSMFLTDQKNKIRKTTWQRYKESLDELIRVFGPGKDIRTFRKADNAILVDRFISDTKLDMKFGKEVSRFTPSTVNIMLGAIRRFFNWSYEQELIDKLPFKIKLLKIDKSHPKFMTDEEVSKLLEHADEKPHVRDVFLIHMNTGMRLGELKNSTLLPDRKHLKIINTKGHQDRIIPIDPDLVEVYEQVKERNLSKYYITHEFKRIVRKAGLSEEFTFHSLRHTFAVRHWLRHSDIYLTKQILGHSSVTVTEMYTRIPMSYLKNVINIRNNRS